Proteins co-encoded in one Candidatus Kuenenbacteria bacterium genomic window:
- the ruvA gene encoding Holliday junction branch migration protein RuvA yields MISYLKGSILSKNSKSLVLLVGNIGYQIFAPTTLLQKAQINSELELYTHLRHSEDAMSLFGFETQEELRFFEILITISGVGPKTALGVLEVAKLSDIKKAILRDDPAILYKVSGIGKKTAERIVVELKNKLDVLPATEKELNLSDTDTETFDALISLGYNERDVREALKKIPPDIIRMEDKLKNAFKYLSK; encoded by the coding sequence ATGATTTCTTATCTCAAGGGCTCTATCCTCTCAAAAAACTCCAAGTCTCTAGTTCTTTTAGTTGGCAATATCGGCTACCAAATTTTTGCGCCTACCACTCTCCTCCAAAAAGCTCAAATTAATTCTGAACTAGAGCTCTACACCCACCTGCGGCACTCTGAAGATGCCATGAGTCTTTTTGGTTTTGAGACCCAGGAAGAATTGCGTTTTTTTGAGATCCTCATCACCATCTCCGGTGTCGGCCCCAAAACCGCGCTGGGCGTCCTCGAAGTGGCCAAACTTTCTGATATCAAAAAAGCTATCCTGCGTGATGACCCGGCTATTCTCTATAAAGTTTCCGGCATTGGCAAAAAAACTGCCGAGCGTATCGTGGTAGAATTAAAAAATAAACTGGATGTTCTGCCTGCCACCGAAAAAGAACTCAATCTCTCTGATACTGACACCGAAACATTTGATGCGTTGATCTCTCTTGGCTACAATGAGCGTGATGTTCGTGAAGCCCTCAAAAAAATTCCCCCCGACATTATCCGCATGGAAGACAAGCTCAAAAACGCTTTCAAATATCTAAGTAAATAA